A DNA window from Cutaneotrichosporon cavernicola HIS019 DNA, chromosome: 2 contains the following coding sequences:
- the MRP2 gene encoding uncharacterized protein (Ribosomal protein S14p/S29e), producing the protein MGSSAFILRHVNRRAAAAEAEVQRRALLSIARNTTLPAHMRHKAQLALSQHNGGTVNGRMNAVKNLCNETGRARGVLSKFGLCRFQFRLKATRGELSGVHSASW; encoded by the exons ACGTGaaccgccgcgccgccgctgcggaGGCAGAGGTACAGCGCCGCGCTCTCCTCTCAATCGCGCGCAACACGACCCTCCCCGCACACATGAGGCACAaggcccagctcgccctgTCGCAGCACAACGGCGGCACGGTCAACGGCCGCATGAACGCGGTCAAGAACCTCTGCAACGAGACGGGGCGTGCGCGTGGTGTGCTCAGCAAGTTTGGGCTGTGCCGG ttCCAGTTCCGCCTCAAGGCGACGCGTGGAGAGCTCTCTGGCGTGCACAGCGCGTCTTGGTGA